A window from Primulina huaijiensis isolate GDHJ02 chromosome 11, ASM1229523v2, whole genome shotgun sequence encodes these proteins:
- the LOC140988773 gene encoding uncharacterized protein, protein MPYYLCLFPFQIKAKYLLELKMVSEHKNPSKNLNPNWAQLLGKLKNTGASTELTRNTKNIPVGITLGKRKERSDEESNASKPNPLIPTSSDCSLTDMLAMDCEMVGVSLMGNKSALGRVTVVNKWGNVVCDEYVRPVDYVVDFRTQISGIRPRDLRKAKNFIVVQKKVAELIKGRILVGHALRNDLKALLLSHPKKDIRDTSEYAPFLKEGRSRSLKNLAMQFLGVDIQNGEHCPVEDARAAMLLYQNHRKQWERSVKDFCRLKEKKKKRKYKKKLKTLES, encoded by the exons ATGCCATACTACTTATGCCTTTTCCCCTTCCAGATTAAAGCAAAATACTTACTTGAATTGAAAATGGTCTCCGAACATAAAAACCCTAGCAAAAATCTCAATCCTAATTGGGCTCAGTTGCTTGGG AAGTTGAAGAACACTGGCGCCAGTACTGAGTTAACCAGAAATACGAAAAATATACCTGTGGGAATCACGTTAG GCAAAAGGAAGGAGAGGTCGGATGAGGAATCTAACGCTTCAAAGCCCAATCCTTTGATTCCTACATCATCTGATTGCAG TCTCACAGATATGTTGGCTATGGATTGTGAAATGGTTGGTGTCAGCCTGATGGGGAACAAGAGTGCTCTAGGACGGGTCACAGTG GTAAACAAATGGGGAAATGTTGTATGTGATGAGTATGTTCGCCCAGTGGATTATGTAGTTGACTTCCGCACGCAAATCAGTGGAATACGACCACGTGACTTGAGGAAAG CAAAGAATTTCATTGTCGTTCAGAAGAAGGTCGCAGAGTTGATCAAGGGAAGGATCCTTGTTGGGCATGCATTGCGCAATGATCTCAAA GCCTTGCTGTTAAGTCATCCGAAGAAGGATATACGAGATACATCAGAATATGCACCCTTTCTAAA GGAAGGACGGAGTCGCTCCCTGAAGAATCTAGCGATGCAGTTTCTTGGTGTTGACATTCAAAATGGCGAGCATTGCCCT GTAGAAGATGCAAGGGCTGCTATGCTACTTTATCAAAATCACCGTAAACAATGGGAAAGGAGCGTCAAGGATTTCTGTCGGCtcaaggaaaaaaagaaaaaacggAAATATAAAAAGAAACTGAAAACTCTAGAAAGTTGA
- the LOC140987268 gene encoding serine/threonine-protein kinase-like protein At1g28390: MGYLSCNAESVIATCDSYNWELLSKKPIKNHCRRPFKIVEFDFSVLSSATNGFSAGNLLGKGSHGAVYKAQIHQIKAVAAVKRTKQTHNSAAANSGSTADAELEILSRIYHPRLVNLLGFAIDPNQRKLIVVEYMPNGSLYDLLHRSGKPPGWVKRTRFALQVARAVQFLHASNPPIIHRDIKSSNILIDSSFSSRLSDFGLSLRGHVEDVKVKCTPPAGTLGYLDPEYLAPGDLSTKSDVFSFGILMLEIITGRNAIDVNYSPPSVVDWAVPAIKIGDFTSICDLRIGPPPDWEALRRIAVLAARCVRATAAMRPGMAEVVECLKIVHQKMKARAPICINLGSRVGEDSRAVKYEPLDESVEMARNSRTGSRRNGKVSSVSTAELRHYAIGGRIGRSKSIGTANEIKFLPPDESNDHIIRGRVGLSVKIPTVRLSKSRSVGILQGKKLVRNNGTADKQVRRNLKSNLLVDLQE, translated from the coding sequence ATGGGTTACCTTTCATGCAACGCGGAGTCCGTTATCGCCACCTGTGATTCGTATAACTGGGAATTGTTGAGTAAAAAGCCCATCAAGAATCATTGTAGAAGGCCTTTCAAGATtgttgaatttgatttttctgtTCTGAGCTCTGCCACCAATGGCTTCTCCGCGGGGAATTTACTTGGGAAAGGCAGCCATGGAGCCGTGTATAAAGCGCAAATCCATCAGATAAAAGCTGTCGCTGCCGTCAAAAGGACGAAACAAACGCACAACTCCGCCGCTGCAAATAGTGGTAGTACCGCTGATGCAGAGTTGGAGATTCTGTCTAGAATCTATCACCCCCGGCTGGTGAACTTGCTCGGATTTGCTATTGATCCGAATCAACGTAAACTGATCGTTGTAGAGTACATGCCGAATGGGTCCTTGTACGATTTGCTCCACCGGTCGGGTAAACCACCGGGGTGGGTTAAGAGAACCCGCTTCGCTTTGCAGGTTGCAAGGGCGGTTCAGTTTTTGCACGCATCAAATCCGCCGATCATTCACAGGGATATCAAATCGTCCAACATTTTAATCGACTCGAGCTTCAGTTCCCGGCTCAGCGACTTCGGTCTGTCTCTGAGAGGACACGTGGAGGACGTTAAGGTGAAATGCACACCCCCGGCGGGGACGTTGGGATACCTAGACCCGGAATATCTCGCCCCTGGCGATCTAAGCACCAAGTCGGACGTATTCAGCTTCGGGATATTAATGCTGGAGATCATCACCGGCAGGAATGCAATCGACGTGAATTACAGTCCTCCGTCGGTGGTCGATTGGGCTGTTCCGGCGATAAAAATAGGTGACTTCACTAGCATTTGTGACCTAAGAATCGGGCCTCCGCCAGACTGGGAAGCTCTCAGACGGATAGCCGTGTTGGCGGCGAGGTGCGTGAGGGCCACTGCTGCGATGCGGCCAGGAATGGCAGAGGTGGTGGAATGTTTGAAGATTGTACACCAGAAAATGAAGGCACGTGCTCCAATTTGTATTAATCTGGGGAGTCGCGTAGGGGAGGATTCTCGTGCAGTCAAATATGAGCCGTTGGATGAGAGCGTGGAGATGGCCAGGAACAGTAGAACAGGGAGCAGGAGGAACGGGAAAGTATCCAGTGTTTCGACTGCAGAACTTAGGCATTACGCGATTGGTGGCAGAATCGGAAGGTCAAAGTCAATTGGAACAGCTAATGAGATTAAATTTCTACCGCCCGATGAAAGTAATGATCATATAATCAGGGGGAGGGTGGGATTGAGCGTCAAGATTCCCACGGTGAGGTTGAGTAAGTCAAGGTCAGTGGGGATTTTGCAGGGGAAGAAGTTGGTCAGAAACAATGGGACAGCAGATAAACAAGTTAgaagaaatttgaaatctaaCTTATTGGTTGATTTACAAGAATAG
- the LOC140987431 gene encoding transcription elongation factor 1 homolog isoform X2, whose product MGKRKSTAKPPPKKRMDKLDTVFSCPFCNHGTSVDCRIDMKNLIGEASCRICQESFSTTVTGTKFSHNRYSEWIDECERVNNLEDEDA is encoded by the exons ATGGGTAAAAGGAAGTCCACGGCGAAGCCACCGCCGAAGAAGAGAATGGACAAACTTGACACTGTTTTCAGCTGTCCCTTCTGCAATCATGGCACAAGTGTTGACTGCCGCAT TGATATGAAGAACTTGATTGGTGAGGCCTCATGCCGGATTTGCCAAGAGAGCTTTAGCACCACTGTAACAG GCACAAAATTCTCTCACAACAGATATAGTGAGTGGATCGATGAGTGCGAACGTGTCAATAACCTTGAGGATGAAGATGCTTAG
- the LOC140987431 gene encoding transcription elongation factor 1 homolog isoform X1 produces MGKRKSTAKPPPKKRMDKLDTVFSCPFCNHGTSVDCRIDMKNLIGEASCRICQESFSTTVTALTEPIDIYSEWIDECERVNNLEDEDA; encoded by the exons ATGGGTAAAAGGAAGTCCACGGCGAAGCCACCGCCGAAGAAGAGAATGGACAAACTTGACACTGTTTTCAGCTGTCCCTTCTGCAATCATGGCACAAGTGTTGACTGCCGCAT TGATATGAAGAACTTGATTGGTGAGGCCTCATGCCGGATTTGCCAAGAGAGCTTTAGCACCACTGTAACAG CTTTGACAGAACCGATAGACAT ATATAGTGAGTGGATCGATGAGTGCGAACGTGTCAATAACCTTGAGGATGAAGATGCTTAG
- the LOC140987169 gene encoding uncharacterized protein isoform X1, translated as MRWLLRSRSVSVVIRNGSHNSLESCRSVVTSCRAVLLPRFGGPEVLEVRENVNLPELKPNEVLVRTRAVSVNPLDTTMRSGYGRSLFEPLLPLILGRDISGEVAALGSSVHSLRAGQEVFGALHPTAVRGTYADYAILAEDELTVKPESISHVEASAIPFAALTAWRALRCTARIKQGQRVLVVGGGGAVGFSAIQLAVAFGCHVSTTCGGECIARILAAGAEQAVDYATEDYEASINGYFDAVLDTIGVAETERIGINLLKRGGHYMTLQGEAASWTDRYGLAVGLPISTAILLKKQVQYRYSHGIEYWWNYMRADPEGLYEIRRLSEAGKLKVPVDKTFSIKHVREAHEAKDKRLIPGKVVLEFD; from the exons ATGCGGTGGTTACTGCGGAGTAGAAGCGTATCTGTGGTGATTCGAAATGGATCGCACAATTCACTTGAATCGTGCAGGAGTGTGGTGACGAGCTGTAGAGCGGTGCTATTACCGCGGTTCGGTGGACCAGAGGTATTGGAGGTCCGAGAAAATGTCAATTTGCCTGAACTCAAGCCTAATGAGGTCCTCGTTCGGACTCGCGCCGTCTCGGTCAATCCGCTCGATACCACA ATGCGATCAGGCTATGGTCGTTCGCTGTTTGAACCACTTTTGCCGTTAATATTAGGACGTGATATTAGTGGCGAAGTTGCAGCTTTGGGAAGTTCTGTACACTCGCTCAGGGCAGGGCAGGAAGTTTTTGGTGCTCTTCATCCTACAGCAGTGAGGGGTACTTATGCTGACTATGCAATTCTTGCCGAAGATGAACTTACCGTAAAACCAGAATCAATTTCGCATGTG GAAGCAAGTGCCATCCCTTTTGCTGCCTTGACTGCCTGGCGTGCGCTGAGATGTACAGCAAGGATTAAGCAAGG ACAAAGGGTGTTAGTGGTGGGCGGAGGAGGAGCTGTAGGCTTTTCTGCAATTCAGCTTGCTGTGGCTTTTGGATGTCATGTTTCTACCACATGTGGAGGTGAATGCATTGCTCGTATCTTGGCAGCGGGTGCCGAACAAGCTGTTGACTATGCCACTGAG GATTATGAAGCATCAATAAATGGTTATTTTGATGCTGTATTGGACACCATTGGCGTTGCTGAGACAGAAAGAATAGGTATAAATCTTTTGAAGAGAGGGGGGCATTACATGACATTGCAG GGAGAGGCTGCATCCTGGACTGATAGGTATGGACTAGCAGTAGGCCTTCCTATATCAACAGCTATATTGTTGAAGAAGCAAGTTCAATATCGATATTCACATGGAATCG AATATTGGTGGAATTACATGAGGGCCGATCCTGAAGGTTTGTATGAAATTCGCCGGCTGTCTGAGGCGGGAAAGCTGAAAGTACCTGTTGATAAGACCTTTTCAATTAAACATGTGAGAGAAGCGCATGAGGCCAAAGATAAGAGGCTCATTCCAGGTAAAGTTGTCTTAGAATTTGATTAG
- the LOC140987169 gene encoding uncharacterized protein isoform X2, with protein sequence MSICLNSSLMRSSFGLAPSRSIRSIPHFSQMRSGYGRSLFEPLLPLILGRDISGEVAALGSSVHSLRAGQEVFGALHPTAVRGTYADYAILAEDELTVKPESISHVEASAIPFAALTAWRALRCTARIKQGQRVLVVGGGGAVGFSAIQLAVAFGCHVSTTCGGECIARILAAGAEQAVDYATEDYEASINGYFDAVLDTIGVAETERIGINLLKRGGHYMTLQGEAASWTDRYGLAVGLPISTAILLKKQVQYRYSHGIEYWWNYMRADPEGLYEIRRLSEAGKLKVPVDKTFSIKHVREAHEAKDKRLIPGKVVLEFD encoded by the exons ATGTCAATTTGCCTGAACTCAAGCCTAATGAGGTCCTCGTTCGGACTCGCGCCGTCTCGGTCAATCCGCTCGATACCACA TTTTTCACAGATGCGATCAGGCTATGGTCGTTCGCTGTTTGAACCACTTTTGCCGTTAATATTAGGACGTGATATTAGTGGCGAAGTTGCAGCTTTGGGAAGTTCTGTACACTCGCTCAGGGCAGGGCAGGAAGTTTTTGGTGCTCTTCATCCTACAGCAGTGAGGGGTACTTATGCTGACTATGCAATTCTTGCCGAAGATGAACTTACCGTAAAACCAGAATCAATTTCGCATGTG GAAGCAAGTGCCATCCCTTTTGCTGCCTTGACTGCCTGGCGTGCGCTGAGATGTACAGCAAGGATTAAGCAAGG ACAAAGGGTGTTAGTGGTGGGCGGAGGAGGAGCTGTAGGCTTTTCTGCAATTCAGCTTGCTGTGGCTTTTGGATGTCATGTTTCTACCACATGTGGAGGTGAATGCATTGCTCGTATCTTGGCAGCGGGTGCCGAACAAGCTGTTGACTATGCCACTGAG GATTATGAAGCATCAATAAATGGTTATTTTGATGCTGTATTGGACACCATTGGCGTTGCTGAGACAGAAAGAATAGGTATAAATCTTTTGAAGAGAGGGGGGCATTACATGACATTGCAG GGAGAGGCTGCATCCTGGACTGATAGGTATGGACTAGCAGTAGGCCTTCCTATATCAACAGCTATATTGTTGAAGAAGCAAGTTCAATATCGATATTCACATGGAATCG AATATTGGTGGAATTACATGAGGGCCGATCCTGAAGGTTTGTATGAAATTCGCCGGCTGTCTGAGGCGGGAAAGCTGAAAGTACCTGTTGATAAGACCTTTTCAATTAAACATGTGAGAGAAGCGCATGAGGCCAAAGATAAGAGGCTCATTCCAGGTAAAGTTGTCTTAGAATTTGATTAG